In Rhineura floridana isolate rRhiFlo1 chromosome 1, rRhiFlo1.hap2, whole genome shotgun sequence, the following proteins share a genomic window:
- the LOC133375616 gene encoding syncytin-2-like, translating into MVPVLQSRLGTVFSCFLLLMVLIYLSFFHQPRLQAEQVRDIRSTPIAVERTNAFVELAHQVSKVFNLTNCWICGSPKGFPEWPWIAFLIAPRWLLSNASEVHVNLSTWTEPHIWRLHEAGVGKYCIQQNITGGEQVGHSKCNWTLGWREYCFISTCPLTNCTTYASKWNNTHVQFENGTWCPCIPDARNQSSCRTKCSASNMDTLIHECQERNSTTPIILMDQGWLWKHLNGMVIMGFQNYWAMWNQANNNTKCSYKNESRLWKCSFILGEGYRIVTGPLGAKDTYYIPYNKKSPVLYNTTRPALKGHYWVCGQKAYAILPLNWTGTCYVGIIQPLYTIKGDSLNPLIPVFDEEQPDKRKWSIDVSLAKGQGNGWGNTWPPERIIATYDPASWAQDGTYGYRTPIYMLNRLIRLQAVVEILTNQTAHALTLLADQSTQMREGILQNRLALDYLLAKEGGVCRLLNLTECCLKIDDNGKIVKDVANKMKKLAHVPVQTWKGLDLGDWNSWFNWFGGMKTMVILVMLILVGCMLLPCLLPIIMNGIRSIADNAATKSSIQLYGKIMYQRIYREDPGDNSSKEKKEEPI; encoded by the coding sequence ATGGTTCCAGTATTGCAATCTAGACTAGGGACGGTTTTCTCATGTTTCCTACTTTTAATGGTATTGATATACCTGAGTTTCTTCCATCAACCTCGGCTCCAGGCTGAGCAGGTGAGGGATATTAGGTCCACACCCATCGCAGTGGAAAGGACAAATGCATTTGTTGAACTTGCCCATCAAGTGTCCAAAGTATTTAATCTTACCAACTGCTGGATTTGTGGGAGTCCAAAAGGTTTTCCAGAGTGGCCGTGGATTGCATTCCTGATAGCACCCCGGTGGCTCTTAAGTAATGCAAGTGAAGTACATGTTAATTTAAGCACCTGGACAGAACCCCACATCTGGAGATTACATGAGGCTGGAGTAGGCAAATATTGTATCCAACAGAACATCACCGGGGGAGAACAGGTGGGGCacagtaaatgtaattggactcTGGGATGGCGGGAGTATTGTTTCATTTCTACTTGCCCACTTACAAATTGTACTACGTACGCCTCCAAATGGAATAACACTCACGTTCAATTTGAAAATGGAACATGGTGTCCATGTATTCCCGATGCACGCAACCAGAGTTCATGTAGGACCAAGTGTTCAGCTTCAAACATGGATACTTTAATACATGAATGTCAGGAAAGGAATTCGACTACCCCTATAATTCTAATGGATCAGGGTTGGTTATGGAAGCACCTTAATGGGATGGTTATTATGGGATTTCAAAATTATTGGGCGATGTGGAATCAAGCTAATAACAACACCAAATGTAGTTATAAGAATGAGTCCCGATTATGGAAATGTAGTTTCATTTTAGGAGAAGGATATCGTATTGTCACCGGCCCTCTTGGTGCAAAGGATACAtattacatcccatataataagAAGTCCCCAGTTTTATATAACACTACTAGACCTGCGCTGAAAGGCCATTATTGGGTTTGCGGCCAAAAGGCATATGCTATTCTTCCCCTGAATTGGACTGGCACTTGTTACGTCGGAATTATACAACCATTGTATACCATAAAAGGAGACAGTTTAAACCCTCTAATTCCAGTGTTCGATGAAGAACAACCTGATAAGAGAAAATGGTCCATAGATGTTAGCTTAGCAAAAGGACAAGGTAATGGATGGGGTAATACATGGCCACCTGAGCGAATTATTGCCACATATGATCCAGCCTCCTGGGCACAGGATGGTACTTATGGATACAGAACCCCCATTTACATGCTGAACAGGCTAATTCGGTTACAAGCTGTGGTAGAAATTCTCACCAACCAGACAGCACACGCTTTAACATTGCTCGCTGATCAGTCTACTCAAATGAGAGAAGGAATACTCCAGAACCGGTTGGCCCTGGACTACTTattggcaaaggaaggaggagtttGTAGGCTCCTCAATCTAACGGAATGCTGTCTCAAAATAGATGACAATGGAAAGATTGTAAAAGATGTGGCGAATAAAATGAAGAAGCTTGCACATGTGCCCGTGCAAACCTGGAAAGGGCTTGATCTTGGGGATTGGAATTCGTGGTTCAACTGGTTCGGAGGAATGAAAACAATGGTTATACTAGTTATGTTAATTTTAGTAGGATGTATGCTTTTACCCTGTTTGTTACCAATAATTATGAATGGCATCCGTAGTATAGCAGATAATGCAGCAACCAAGAGCAGTATACAACTATATGGAAAAATAATGTATCAAAGGATATATAGAGAAGACCCTGGGGATAATTCTTCCAAGGAGAAAAAGGAAGAGCCCATTTAG